In the Salarias fasciatus chromosome 13, fSalaFa1.1, whole genome shotgun sequence genome, one interval contains:
- the sfr1 gene encoding swi5-dependent recombination DNA repair protein 1 homolog, which yields MEFTPKSAKCQPAQRSPCSSAESSPFGDNEGKHHPKLSASLKERLKRSRRSFISPLSVAKRLCVDDLEEEENGRQVSADSHRQAVNSPPTAVRGVDVNSNEGSESLAGHMPETTHLTPEEFAQQLRKEVKDKMETLRRLKMVKMYRSKNDLTQLETLIKKWRSCAQAALYELQSQVPIDGRKADLSELIDLFNLDDGILHFDRTEEDFTA from the exons ATGGAATTCACTCCTAAATCTGCCAAATGTCAGCCCGCACAGCGGTCTCCTTGTAGTTCAGCTGAGTCAAGCCCCTTTGGAGATAACGAGGGAAAG CATCACCCGAAGCTGAGCGCCTCCCTGAAGGAGAGGCTAAAGAGATCGAGGCGCTCTTTCATCTCGCCCCTCTCTGTGGCCAAACGCCTTTGTGTCGATgacttggaggaggaggagaatggCCGACAAGTTTCGGCAGATTCCCATCGGCAGGCTGTTAATAGTCCTCCAACCGCCGTGCGTGGCGTTGATGTAAACAGTAATGAAGGGAGTGAAAGCCTCGCTGGACACATGCCCGAGACAACACATCTCACCCCAGAGGAGTTCGCACAACAGCTGAGGAAGGAGGTGAAAGACAAAATGGAGACTCTGCGCAGACTCAAGATGGTTAAAATGTACAGAAGCAAG aaTGATTTAACACAACTCGAAACGTTGATCAAGAAGTGGCGGAGCTGTGCTCAGGCTGCGCTGTACGAGCTCCAGTCTCAGGTCCCGATAGACGGGAGGAAGGCCGACCTGTCGGAGCTCATCGACCTCTTTAACCTGGACGACGGCATTCTGCACTTCGACCGCACAGAGGAGGACTTCACCgcctga